Proteins from a single region of Haloarchaeobius litoreus:
- a CDS encoding helix-turn-helix domain-containing protein — MKRVRVTIHPQSLDSPTLYERLTEAPFLTRVQTVNWNIREPPAAFLLRLRGEYERLEPGLAADEQLFEYELLPVTDRECYLFLKGRAPAESRALWENFTRDGLLTVPPVEWREDGSSTFTIVGTEADVQAAVDGVPETVGIEVDRVGGDRVTPADAREALSPRQREAVEAALAVGYYEVPREATAADVAAAMGCTASTAGEHLQRAESAVLASLFGT; from the coding sequence ATGAAACGCGTCCGGGTGACCATCCACCCGCAGTCGCTCGACAGCCCGACGCTGTACGAGCGACTCACCGAGGCACCGTTCCTGACCAGGGTTCAGACGGTGAACTGGAACATCAGGGAGCCGCCGGCGGCGTTCCTCCTCCGGCTCCGGGGTGAGTACGAGCGACTCGAACCCGGACTCGCGGCCGACGAGCAGCTGTTCGAGTACGAGCTGCTCCCGGTGACCGACCGCGAGTGCTACCTGTTCCTGAAGGGTCGCGCCCCGGCCGAGTCACGAGCGCTCTGGGAGAACTTCACACGGGACGGACTGCTGACCGTGCCCCCGGTCGAGTGGCGGGAGGACGGGAGCAGCACCTTCACCATCGTCGGGACGGAGGCCGACGTGCAGGCGGCCGTCGACGGCGTGCCCGAGACGGTAGGCATCGAGGTGGACCGTGTCGGCGGCGACCGTGTCACCCCAGCCGACGCCCGTGAAGCCCTCTCGCCCCGCCAGCGCGAGGCCGTCGAGGCAGCACTGGCCGTCGGCTACTACGAGGTGCCACGCGAGGCGACGGCGGCCGACGTGGCAGCGGCGATGGGCTGCACTGCCTCGACCGCGGGCGAGCACCTCCAGCGGGCCGAGTCGGCCGTCCTCGCCTCGCTGTTCGGAACGTGA
- a CDS encoding MFS transporter has product MEEDVNARPTTGVRGSVMQLTNYVRHRRWTPVLGYGLFVALMVAGYYYNITFVQLGLIDLGTRLVGMPETAVSAWMAGLALCTLLVAVVTGVTMDRRGWSTDLRTKLRLLLGVVLVQFCLTLVAPVIRTVPGFGAWILVASVGLGVGFPVSFSLAIDLVPVPDRGYVAALITAVAYFLANAIPLTWSVETFSRLMVAAMLPGILVLVILVSGRSDRIEAVLSTLDGQRDAFGPGRFCRPEPVQARSLAFLVPTLLMFGVFFIDSLGFLRIIDTPSLLLSSWQSPQLSTRLLIAVAHVVGAVMAGVIYANYALNRVFLWTFALFALTHVLYTWDLRLAAALPTLAGGASSPLNPAFYAVAVSFYTTLNFALWPDLSTTETIGTHSAIGIGVAGWLATFLSTALALYFQAAELTLLSHLNVVQALSLLLVFGLLAGLYVRRMVVLSRTGDVA; this is encoded by the coding sequence GTGGAGGAGGATGTCAATGCCCGTCCGACTACAGGTGTTAGAGGATCAGTCATGCAGCTCACCAACTATGTACGGCACCGACGGTGGACGCCCGTGCTCGGCTACGGGCTGTTCGTCGCCCTCATGGTCGCCGGCTACTACTACAACATCACCTTCGTCCAGCTCGGACTCATCGACCTCGGGACCAGACTCGTCGGGATGCCCGAGACGGCCGTCTCGGCGTGGATGGCGGGTCTGGCCCTCTGCACACTGCTCGTCGCCGTCGTCACCGGCGTCACCATGGACCGCCGCGGCTGGAGCACCGACCTCCGGACGAAGCTCCGGCTCCTGCTCGGCGTCGTCCTCGTGCAGTTCTGCCTCACGCTCGTCGCGCCGGTCATCCGGACCGTTCCCGGGTTCGGGGCCTGGATACTCGTCGCCTCGGTCGGACTCGGTGTGGGGTTCCCGGTGTCGTTCTCGCTGGCCATCGACCTCGTTCCGGTTCCCGATCGGGGCTACGTCGCCGCACTCATCACGGCTGTCGCGTACTTCCTCGCGAACGCCATCCCGCTCACGTGGTCGGTGGAGACGTTCAGCCGACTCATGGTGGCCGCGATGCTGCCCGGAATCCTCGTCCTCGTCATCCTCGTCTCCGGGCGAAGCGACCGCATCGAGGCGGTCCTGTCGACGCTCGACGGGCAGCGCGACGCGTTCGGTCCGGGCCGGTTCTGTCGCCCCGAGCCGGTGCAGGCACGGAGTCTCGCTTTCCTCGTCCCGACGCTGCTCATGTTCGGGGTGTTCTTCATCGACAGCCTCGGCTTCCTCCGCATCATCGACACGCCGTCGCTGCTGTTGAGCTCCTGGCAGTCGCCACAGCTCTCCACGCGGCTGCTCATCGCCGTCGCGCACGTCGTCGGGGCCGTCATGGCCGGGGTCATCTACGCGAACTACGCACTGAACCGGGTGTTCCTCTGGACGTTCGCGCTGTTCGCGCTGACCCACGTCCTCTACACGTGGGACCTCCGACTCGCTGCCGCGCTCCCCACGCTCGCCGGGGGCGCATCCTCCCCGCTCAACCCGGCGTTCTACGCGGTCGCGGTGAGCTTCTACACCACCCTCAACTTCGCACTCTGGCCCGACCTCTCGACCACCGAGACCATCGGCACGCACTCCGCCATCGGTATCGGCGTCGCTGGCTGGCTCGCCACCTTCCTCAGCACTGCGCTCGCGCTCTACTTCCAGGCCGCGGAGCTGACGCTGCTCTCGCACCTCAACGTCGTGCAGGCGCTCTCGCTGCTGCTCGTCTTCGGGCTGCTGGCGGGGCTCTACGTCCGCCGGATGGTCGTCCTCTCACGGACGGGTGATGTCGCGTGA
- a CDS encoding polymer-forming cytoskeletal protein, protein MNPTELVPLLVVVVLLVSASGADPDRMTVTLQGDHVVQEVEDVHVVAGGTTTVPANASVSGDIYVIGGMARVEGTVDGGVTVLAGNATVGDGATVTGTVRTIAGGGLTVADGATVGTLDRFEPPAANSSPTRRVLTFLLQFLLLGAAGWWLARRQPTLLSNVGHAVTDHPLVSGVVGSLGALSLLVLFVYMAFTLLLLPVSLVGLLGLALVALYAQVVFGYLVGSRLPVDRTDTATVLGVGLVLFAFEVLGAFPVVGALVQLAAIGIGFGAVLNTYFGLQRFEPVSLPGGGD, encoded by the coding sequence GTGAACCCGACCGAACTCGTCCCGCTGCTCGTCGTCGTGGTCCTGCTCGTCTCGGCTAGCGGGGCGGACCCGGACCGGATGACCGTCACGCTGCAGGGCGATCACGTCGTCCAGGAGGTCGAGGACGTCCACGTCGTCGCCGGCGGGACCACGACCGTCCCGGCGAACGCGAGCGTCTCGGGCGACATCTACGTCATCGGTGGCATGGCCCGTGTCGAAGGGACGGTCGACGGCGGCGTGACGGTCCTGGCGGGGAACGCGACCGTCGGGGACGGCGCGACCGTCACCGGCACGGTCCGGACCATCGCCGGTGGCGGGTTGACGGTCGCCGACGGCGCGACCGTCGGCACGCTCGACCGGTTCGAACCGCCGGCGGCCAACAGCTCGCCGACGAGACGGGTGCTCACCTTCCTGCTCCAGTTCCTGCTGCTCGGCGCGGCGGGCTGGTGGCTCGCGAGACGACAGCCGACACTGCTGTCGAACGTCGGCCACGCGGTGACGGACCACCCGCTGGTCAGCGGCGTCGTCGGCTCACTCGGCGCGCTCTCGCTCCTCGTGCTGTTCGTCTACATGGCCTTCACCCTCCTCCTGCTCCCGGTCAGCCTCGTCGGCCTCCTCGGCCTGGCCCTGGTCGCGCTGTATGCCCAGGTCGTGTTCGGCTACCTCGTCGGCAGCCGGCTCCCCGTCGACCGGACGGACACCGCCACCGTGCTCGGCGTCGGCCTCGTGCTGTTCGCGTTCGAGGTGCTCGGGGCGTTCCCGGTCGTGGGCGCGCTGGTCCAGCTCGCCGCCATCGGCATCGGATTCGGCGCGGTGCTCAACACGTACTTCGGGCTGCAACGGTTCGAACCGGTGAGCCTGCCCGGAGGCGGCGACTGA
- a CDS encoding sodium:calcium antiporter: MLEQYVLFVGGLALLVVGAERAVSSAGDLALYYGVSKLFVGVTVIAVGTSVPEMTTSLYAASYGAGDLLVGNIVGSETAQITLAIGIVALISPIFAERRNVMIYGGAMVLSMIIMILTIEDGELIRSEGFLMMLSYVFFIYTMYTNEGGEEITEEVVEREPPRRTVPWIVLGLGMVVLGGHVMVTSGVEIARSVGISEYVVGLLTGLGTTAPEIVVAGIAARGGEEGISVGAILGSNITDPVFSLGIGPLFYDVTLDDPGGIMSSAEYMLLVSLLVLGLFYWQRGIDRRAAVLCMLLYPPSFFLT; this comes from the coding sequence GTGCTCGAACAGTACGTCCTCTTCGTCGGCGGGCTCGCGCTCCTGGTGGTCGGAGCGGAGCGTGCCGTCTCCTCCGCCGGCGATCTCGCCCTGTACTACGGCGTCTCGAAGCTGTTCGTCGGCGTCACCGTCATCGCAGTCGGGACGTCCGTCCCGGAGATGACCACCTCGCTGTACGCCGCCTCCTACGGCGCTGGTGACCTGCTCGTCGGGAACATCGTCGGCTCCGAGACCGCCCAGATCACGCTCGCCATCGGGATTGTGGCACTCATCTCGCCCATCTTCGCCGAGCGTCGGAACGTGATGATATACGGCGGGGCGATGGTGCTCTCGATGATCATCATGATCCTCACCATCGAGGACGGCGAGCTCATCCGCTCGGAGGGGTTCCTGATGATGCTCTCGTACGTCTTCTTCATCTACACGATGTATACCAACGAGGGTGGCGAGGAGATCACCGAGGAGGTCGTCGAGCGCGAGCCGCCCCGGCGGACGGTCCCGTGGATCGTCCTCGGGCTCGGGATGGTCGTCCTCGGCGGTCACGTCATGGTCACGTCCGGTGTCGAGATAGCCCGCTCCGTCGGCATCTCGGAGTACGTCGTCGGCCTGCTCACCGGGCTCGGAACGACCGCCCCGGAGATCGTCGTCGCCGGTATCGCCGCCCGCGGTGGCGAGGAGGGCATCTCGGTGGGTGCCATCCTCGGGAGCAACATCACCGATCCCGTCTTCTCGCTCGGCATCGGCCCGCTGTTCTACGACGTGACGCTCGACGACCCGGGCGGCATCATGTCCTCGGCGGAGTACATGCTCCTGGTCTCGTTGCTGGTGCTCGGCCTGTTCTACTGGCAGCGTGGTATCGACCGTCGGGCGGCGGTGCTCTGTATGTTGCTGTATCCACCGAGCTTCTTCCTCACGTGA
- a CDS encoding DUF6920 family protein has translation MTLRKRLGLVTVGGLLLGAAGLVVGRVRTERSTRRRVEDLLAAAERPAAEHGSVGGLTDLPSPVRRYFDAVLAPEQAPPRTARLHQHGSFLLGDEWRPMTATQHVTVDPPGFVWDASIHAAPLVRVRVVDAYEGGEGSLRALALGAVPVASAPSNPEMDRGELLRYLAEGPWLPTALLPSNGVAWESIDERRAKATIVDGSTAASLVFHFDEADLIERVTAERRYRQEDDDFLPWTGHFGEYEWHDGVRIPTEARVEWETPSGPSPYWRARVTAVEYDVADRSRHGVPDA, from the coding sequence ATGACGCTGCGAAAACGCCTGGGGCTGGTCACCGTCGGCGGCCTGCTGCTCGGTGCTGCCGGCCTCGTGGTCGGTCGGGTCCGAACCGAACGGTCGACACGTCGCCGGGTCGAGGACCTCCTCGCAGCCGCGGAGCGACCGGCAGCCGAACACGGTTCGGTCGGCGGGCTGACCGACCTCCCGTCGCCAGTCCGTCGGTACTTCGACGCGGTGCTGGCTCCGGAGCAGGCACCACCCCGGACCGCACGCCTGCACCAGCACGGGTCGTTCCTGCTCGGCGATGAGTGGCGGCCGATGACCGCGACCCAGCACGTCACCGTCGACCCGCCGGGGTTCGTCTGGGACGCGAGCATCCACGCGGCACCGCTCGTTCGGGTCCGCGTCGTCGACGCCTACGAAGGCGGCGAGGGGTCGCTCCGGGCACTCGCCCTCGGTGCTGTTCCGGTTGCGTCCGCGCCGTCGAACCCGGAGATGGACCGAGGCGAACTGCTGCGGTACCTCGCCGAAGGCCCCTGGCTACCGACCGCACTGCTCCCGTCCAACGGCGTCGCGTGGGAGTCCATCGACGAGCGACGCGCGAAGGCGACCATCGTCGACGGCTCGACAGCGGCATCGCTCGTGTTCCACTTCGACGAAGCCGACCTGATCGAACGGGTCACCGCCGAGCGCCGCTATCGGCAGGAAGACGACGACTTCCTCCCGTGGACGGGCCACTTCGGCGAGTACGAGTGGCACGACGGCGTCCGGATTCCGACCGAAGCCCGCGTCGAATGGGAGACCCCCTCGGGGCCGTCGCCGTACTGGCGGGCGCGTGTCACGGCGGTCGAGTACGACGTTGCAGACCGCTCCCGGCACGGGGTGCCGGACGCTTGA
- a CDS encoding metal ABC transporter permease — MLAAVLLQSTSNETLDTVLAPMYWLLDLWSGAMSWLARTAGIEMLSYGFMQRGILVGLCIGVMAPLIGTFLVHRQLSLIGDALAHTAFAGVAVGLFLNAAIDLGVTPYLTAVVVAMIAALFIELISEVTDAYNDVSMAIVLSTGFALGTTLISINAGGLTVSVDQYLFGNLSTVTSQSAAILLVLFAIIVGVVALTRNQLLYVTFDETAAEVAGISVSWYNRIMVMLTALVVVGAMQIMGVILVAAMLVVPVAGASQVARSFNESLLVSIVLAELSVLLGIAVSYEIGATAGGVVVLCGVGIYAVAVAIGKLQAGLGDQSAPEMGSIDVSESQSKAD, encoded by the coding sequence ATGCTCGCAGCAGTGTTGCTCCAGTCCACCTCGAACGAGACGCTAGATACGGTGTTGGCTCCGATGTACTGGCTCCTCGACCTCTGGTCGGGCGCGATGTCGTGGCTCGCCCGGACGGCCGGCATCGAGATGCTGAGCTACGGCTTCATGCAGCGGGGCATCCTCGTCGGCCTCTGCATCGGGGTCATGGCACCGCTCATCGGGACGTTCCTGGTCCATCGACAGCTCTCGCTCATCGGTGACGCCCTCGCCCACACGGCGTTCGCGGGCGTCGCGGTCGGGCTGTTCCTCAACGCAGCCATCGATCTCGGGGTGACGCCGTACCTGACGGCGGTCGTCGTGGCGATGATAGCCGCGCTGTTCATCGAACTCATCTCGGAGGTGACCGACGCGTACAACGACGTGTCCATGGCCATCGTACTGTCGACCGGCTTCGCTCTCGGGACGACACTCATCAGCATCAACGCGGGCGGATTGACGGTCAGCGTCGACCAGTACCTCTTCGGGAACCTCTCGACGGTGACCTCCCAGAGCGCCGCCATCCTCCTCGTGCTGTTCGCAATCATCGTCGGCGTCGTCGCGCTGACGCGCAACCAGTTGCTCTACGTCACCTTCGACGAGACGGCGGCGGAGGTCGCCGGTATCTCCGTGAGCTGGTACAACCGAATCATGGTGATGCTGACCGCGCTCGTCGTCGTCGGCGCGATGCAGATAATGGGCGTCATCCTCGTGGCGGCGATGCTCGTGGTCCCCGTGGCGGGCGCGTCACAGGTCGCCAGGAGCTTCAACGAGTCACTGCTCGTCTCAATCGTACTCGCCGAACTCTCCGTGCTGCTCGGCATCGCCGTCTCGTACGAGATCGGCGCGACGGCGGGCGGGGTAGTCGTCCTGTGTGGCGTGGGTATCTACGCGGTCGCCGTGGCCATCGGGAAGCTCCAGGCCGGCCTGGGGGACCAGTCCGCGCCAGAGATGGGGAGCATCGATGTGAGCGAGAGCCAGTCCAAGGCGGACTGA